Proteins from one Patescibacteria group bacterium genomic window:
- a CDS encoding 2-oxoacid:ferredoxin oxidoreductase subunit beta, which produces MKQKDWDTSYKNTWCPGCGNFGIIIALKNALIELGLKPENVLLVAGIGCSGNGVNFLKAYGWHSLHGRALPTAVGAKLANKDLTVIVMAGDGDGYGEGMGHFIHAVRGNANITYITHDNKLYSLTTGQAAPTTDKGTKTKSTPEGLIEVSANPISLALSAGGTFVSRGFAGNADHLKELLKQAINHPGFSLVDVYQPCVTFNKINTFKFYFDRLYNLDENKEYNPANIEMAFKESLIWGDKIPYGLFYKSSRPSYDNFLPQLNGKALVKRPMGVRNISSLVKSFA; this is translated from the coding sequence ATGAAACAAAAAGATTGGGATACAAGCTACAAAAATACTTGGTGCCCTGGTTGTGGAAATTTTGGCATTATTATTGCTCTTAAAAATGCTTTAATAGAATTGGGTCTAAAGCCGGAAAATGTGCTTTTGGTGGCTGGTATAGGCTGTAGTGGTAATGGGGTAAATTTTTTGAAAGCTTATGGCTGGCATTCTTTACACGGCCGGGCGCTGCCTACGGCAGTTGGTGCTAAATTGGCCAACAAAGATTTGACAGTAATTGTCATGGCCGGAGACGGTGATGGTTATGGCGAGGGTATGGGTCATTTTATTCATGCTGTCAGGGGTAATGCCAATATTACTTATATTACTCATGACAACAAGCTCTATAGTCTGACAACAGGCCAAGCTGCTCCAACAACTGACAAAGGCACTAAGACAAAATCCACTCCGGAAGGATTGATAGAGGTCTCAGCCAATCCAATAAGCTTGGCTTTGTCAGCTGGCGGTACATTTGTGTCTCGTGGTTTTGCCGGCAATGCTGATCATCTTAAAGAACTTTTGAAGCAAGCTATCAATCATCCAGGATTTTCTTTGGTGGATGTTTATCAGCCTTGTGTGACTTTCAATAAAATCAACACATTTAAATTTTATTTTGATAGGCTTTACAATCTGGATGAAAACAAAGAATATAATCCAGCTAATATTGAAATGGCTTTCAAAGAATCATTGATCTGGGGAGACAAAATTCCTTATGGTTTGTTTTACAAATCAAGTCGTCCCAGCTATGACAATTTTTTGCCTCAGTTAAATGGCAAAGCTTTGGTCAAGCGCCCAATGGGAGTTAGAAATATTAGTAGTTTGGTAAAATCTTTTGCTTAG